The following are from one region of the Phycisphaerae bacterium genome:
- a CDS encoding endonuclease/exonuclease/phosphatase family protein — MTSYLLLATLVLLSQAALPQSRPSSQQPGLRVVTWNVHGCAAGVDGIVDELRTIDADVICLQEAEVGTAHAEGADQAALIAERLGMKHYSAGSRFAEGGGEQRMAILARGELEQTGPLDAGTGRIYGVAAVTRWNGRPLRVVSIHLTSTYRVDLRHAAETSRARFKEASDLAGRPKKWTEDVVVAGDFNAIPGSPEHVVLAGGLKHVATTQPTFPSDRPRLPIDHVYLSDGLRADLRVVRDSLASDHRAVIVELTAVRGPYSQPADTAPVSQGTGSSIHRR, encoded by the coding sequence ATGACTTCTTACCTTCTCTTGGCGACTCTCGTGCTCTTGTCTCAAGCGGCTTTGCCTCAAAGTCGACCCTCGTCGCAACAGCCGGGCCTGCGCGTCGTCACCTGGAACGTCCACGGATGCGCCGCCGGTGTCGATGGGATCGTGGATGAACTCCGAACGATCGACGCCGACGTCATCTGCCTGCAAGAAGCCGAAGTGGGGACGGCCCACGCCGAGGGTGCCGATCAGGCTGCCCTGATCGCAGAGCGGTTGGGCATGAAGCACTACTCCGCCGGTTCGCGATTTGCTGAGGGAGGAGGCGAGCAGCGCATGGCGATTCTCGCCCGCGGGGAGCTGGAGCAGACCGGACCGCTCGACGCCGGCACGGGACGAATCTATGGTGTCGCCGCTGTGACCCGATGGAACGGCAGGCCTTTGCGTGTCGTATCAATCCATCTGACCAGCACGTATCGCGTCGACCTGCGACACGCCGCCGAGACTAGTCGGGCGAGATTCAAGGAAGCCTCGGATCTGGCCGGCCGACCCAAGAAATGGACGGAGGATGTGGTGGTTGCAGGCGACTTCAACGCCATCCCCGGTTCGCCCGAACACGTGGTCTTGGCCGGCGGACTCAAACACGTCGCAACGACCCAGCCGACTTTCCCCAGCGACCGGCCGCGACTCCCCATCGACCATGTCTACCTCTCTGACGGTCTTCGCGCTGATCTTCGGGTCGTTCGCGATTCGCTCGCCTCCGATCACCGCGCGGTCATCGTCGAACTCACGGCCGTGCGAGGACCGTATTCCCAACCGGCGGACACAGCCCCGGTCAGTCAGGGAACCGGGTCCTCAATCCACCGACGATAA
- a CDS encoding type II toxin-antitoxin system VapC family toxin — MKPTVYIETTIPSYYCDDRPELMGDIARTQEWWDKERGDYECFISPVVIEELSAGNYATRSKCLRLIDSIPLLEVNREVAQIAAIYQEQKLMPSPPVRDALHLSLAAYYRLDYLLTWNCRHLANANKIPRLQKLNRELNLSMPLLVTPAMLQRWEVGDE; from the coding sequence ATGAAACCGACGGTATACATCGAGACGACGATACCTTCCTACTACTGCGACGATCGCCCGGAATTGATGGGCGACATCGCCCGTACCCAGGAGTGGTGGGACAAGGAAAGAGGAGACTATGAGTGCTTTATCTCCCCCGTTGTTATCGAGGAGCTGTCCGCCGGCAACTACGCTACTCGATCCAAGTGCCTGCGTCTGATAGACTCGATTCCACTGCTTGAGGTGAACAGGGAGGTTGCACAGATAGCCGCCATTTACCAGGAGCAGAAACTGATGCCGAGTCCGCCCGTACGAGACGCACTGCATCTATCGTTGGCGGCCTACTACCGGCTCGATTACTTGCTGACCTGGAATTGCCGACACTTGGCCAACGCAAACAAGATACCGCGATTGCAGAAGCTGAACCGGGAATTGAATCTGAGCATGCCGCTACTGGTTACCCCGGCCATGCTGCAAAGATGGGAGGTCGGTGATGAGTGA
- a CDS encoding metal ABC transporter permease has protein sequence MLDFVFWAPVLVSGFLAGSSSGLLSVLIVGARIPFLGICVAHAALAGAVFGALAGLEGQLLLLPAVAASIVTAVVLGLADPRKVRMDTNVVLGLLFSLTMGLAFLGFGLFAVFGRSDDDVRGLLWGSLAYCRWADVVLMTVVSAALLAFVLLFGKEMRAIVFSRQDALAAGIHATAVWTGFLVLAAVLITVNFQTVGGLMIYSLITNPAAAAFQLVRGMRKASVVAALLGGVSGLGGFLIAAATDLPAGAVIVILSSLLVAGAILLRRIREAR, from the coding sequence ATGCTTGATTTTGTCTTCTGGGCACCGGTGCTGGTCAGCGGGTTCCTGGCCGGCTCGTCAAGCGGCCTGCTCAGCGTCCTGATCGTTGGCGCGCGCATTCCGTTTCTGGGCATTTGTGTCGCTCACGCCGCGTTGGCAGGAGCGGTGTTCGGGGCGCTCGCCGGCTTGGAGGGACAGTTGCTGCTCTTGCCGGCGGTGGCCGCCTCTATTGTGACCGCCGTGGTGCTGGGCCTGGCCGACCCGCGAAAGGTTCGCATGGACACAAACGTGGTGCTCGGCCTGCTCTTCTCGCTCACCATGGGGCTGGCCTTTCTGGGTTTCGGGCTCTTTGCCGTCTTTGGCCGAAGCGATGACGACGTCCGCGGTTTGTTGTGGGGAAGCTTGGCGTACTGTCGATGGGCAGATGTGGTCCTGATGACCGTCGTATCGGCTGCGCTGCTGGCTTTTGTCTTGCTTTTCGGCAAGGAAATGCGGGCTATCGTCTTCTCACGACAGGATGCGCTCGCCGCGGGGATTCACGCGACGGCGGTCTGGACCGGCTTCCTGGTTCTCGCGGCCGTACTCATAACCGTCAACTTCCAGACCGTCGGCGGTCTGATGATCTACAGCCTCATCACCAACCCGGCCGCGGCAGCCTTTCAACTCGTGCGAGGCATGCGAAAAGCTTCGGTAGTCGCGGCGCTGCTTGGGGGCGTCAGCGGACTGGGAGGATTCCTCATCGCCGCTGCGACCGACCTTCCTGCCGGGGCGGTGATCGTCATTCTTTCATCGCTGCTTGTAGCAGGGGCAATACTGCTGCGGCGAATCAGAGAAGCACGATAG
- a CDS encoding ABC transporter ATP-binding protein, with translation MNDTAITIRDLIVRAGRRNILAIENLQLPKGQFVGILGPNGAGKSTFLRCLLGLQRHAGGRVTVLGEPLAELGMRGLGLLRRRIGYVPQLLSSPGEIPLTVREVIAIGRTGIAGLIRPLRKKDWRIVDQWIERLGLASLTLRGYGEISGGEQRKVLIARAMVQQPDLLLLDEPTANLDLGWRERIVTVVKDLYASSGMTVILVSHDLEVLPPACGRVIVLERGRLVADGSPDDVLTDQRLETLYGPGLTVLKRGGRLLAVPAEVFNA, from the coding sequence TTGAATGATACGGCAATCACGATTCGCGATCTGATCGTTCGGGCCGGACGCAGGAACATACTGGCGATAGAGAATCTGCAACTGCCCAAGGGGCAATTCGTCGGAATACTCGGCCCGAACGGCGCGGGAAAGAGCACGTTCCTTCGCTGTCTGCTGGGTCTTCAACGACATGCCGGCGGACGGGTAACCGTGCTTGGCGAACCGCTGGCCGAACTGGGCATGCGGGGCCTCGGATTGCTGCGACGTCGGATCGGGTACGTCCCGCAATTGCTTTCCTCGCCCGGGGAGATTCCCTTGACCGTGCGCGAGGTGATTGCCATCGGGCGGACCGGAATCGCCGGCCTGATCCGGCCGCTGCGAAAGAAGGATTGGCGAATCGTCGACCAATGGATCGAACGTCTTGGGCTCGCCTCCCTGACTCTTCGCGGCTACGGTGAGATTTCAGGGGGCGAACAGCGCAAGGTTCTGATCGCCCGGGCTATGGTCCAGCAGCCGGATCTGCTGCTGCTGGACGAGCCGACCGCCAATCTGGATCTCGGCTGGCGCGAGCGAATCGTGACCGTTGTCAAGGATCTCTATGCGTCGTCCGGCATGACGGTCATTCTGGTGAGCCACGACCTGGAAGTACTGCCGCCGGCCTGCGGCCGGGTGATCGTCCTGGAGAGGGGCCGGCTGGTGGCGGACGGCTCACCAGACGACGTATTGACTGACCAGCGGCTGGAAACGCTTTACGGTCCGGGGCTGACGGTTCTCAAGCGTGGCGGTCGACTGCTGGCGGTGCCGGCAGAGGTTTTCAATGCTTGA
- a CDS encoding zinc ABC transporter substrate-binding protein: MTQRTAIQAVGLLHVFGLAVTLAGCNRSSPPQSPPAPNPLAHVAAGNSYLEAALIDLMGDASRPLRLAEPGTCPGHFDVRPSQVSALRTCRMLVRFDFQRALDDKLSPLARDGLRIVPIRVSGGLCIPSSYLSACRQVAEPLVAANMLSAEASRHRIAEIEQRMSEREEWCRRQMREAGLEGKPVVCSPHQEAFCRWLGLNVVSTFAGADSASIGDIETAIREGENARVGIVIANLPEGRRLADALAQRLGAKVVVFGNFPQDDAGTISFDALIATNVTSLVKAATP, from the coding sequence ATGACCCAGCGAACCGCCATCCAAGCAGTCGGGTTGCTCCATGTCTTTGGTCTGGCTGTAACCCTGGCCGGCTGCAACCGGTCATCTCCGCCGCAAAGCCCGCCGGCGCCGAACCCCCTTGCCCATGTCGCGGCCGGCAACTCCTATCTGGAAGCGGCATTGATCGATCTGATGGGCGACGCCTCCCGGCCGTTGCGTCTGGCCGAACCGGGCACCTGCCCCGGCCATTTCGATGTTCGCCCGAGCCAGGTATCGGCGTTGAGGACATGTCGCATGCTCGTGCGGTTTGATTTCCAGCGAGCTCTGGACGACAAGCTCAGCCCTCTTGCTCGCGACGGCTTGCGGATCGTGCCCATTCGCGTGTCGGGCGGATTGTGCATACCTTCGAGCTACTTATCGGCCTGTCGCCAGGTGGCGGAGCCGCTCGTGGCCGCGAACATGCTCTCGGCCGAAGCGTCGCGACACCGAATTGCAGAGATTGAGCAACGAATGAGCGAGCGGGAGGAGTGGTGTCGTCGGCAGATGCGTGAGGCCGGCCTGGAGGGAAAACCTGTTGTATGTAGTCCTCACCAGGAAGCCTTCTGTCGCTGGCTGGGGTTGAACGTGGTCTCCACGTTTGCAGGCGCCGATTCAGCATCAATCGGCGACATTGAGACCGCCATCCGCGAAGGCGAGAATGCCCGCGTCGGGATCGTGATCGCCAACTTGCCCGAGGGGCGGCGTTTGGCGGACGCACTCGCGCAGCGACTCGGAGCGAAAGTCGTGGTTTTCGGTAACTTCCCGCAAGACGACGCCGGAACGATTTCTTTCGACGCGTTGATCGCGACCAATGTTACTTCGCTGGTGAAGGCGGCTACTCCTTGA
- a CDS encoding formylmethanofuran dehydrogenase subunit E family protein codes for MDFYTNRQAEDPDWLARAALFHGHLGPWLTVGAMIGQDAIRRLETPGQWKIHVTCWMPADKHRTPFTCILDGLQAGCGATMGKRNLWLRDSAEVLSNRWPVVHVVRLPDGGRPAEGLSYTATCALHGWMEHLKPERLEEDSRALAREDVTKMFRITSMGEREFAWVGCSSAGQVRATTP; via the coding sequence GTGGATTTCTACACGAACAGACAGGCGGAAGATCCTGATTGGCTTGCACGGGCGGCACTCTTTCACGGTCACCTGGGACCATGGTTGACCGTTGGGGCGATGATCGGACAGGATGCCATTCGCAGGCTGGAAACTCCGGGGCAGTGGAAGATCCACGTGACCTGCTGGATGCCGGCCGACAAGCATCGGACGCCGTTCACCTGCATTCTCGACGGGCTCCAGGCTGGTTGCGGGGCAACCATGGGCAAGCGGAATCTCTGGCTGAGGGATTCGGCTGAAGTGCTCTCCAACAGGTGGCCTGTGGTCCACGTCGTCAGGCTACCCGACGGTGGTCGGCCTGCGGAGGGGCTCAGCTATACGGCCACCTGCGCCCTGCATGGGTGGATGGAACACCTCAAGCCCGAACGTCTGGAGGAGGACTCGCGGGCGCTGGCTCGCGAGGACGTAACGAAGATGTTTCGCATTACATCAATGGGCGAGAGAGAGTTTGCCTGGGTTGGCTGCTCCTCAGCCGGCCAGGTGCGCGCGACGACACCATGA
- a CDS encoding prepilin-type N-terminal cleavage/methylation domain-containing protein: MAHDRRQVRSTRPGGGRCARNGVVEAFSLVEVLVVVAILALLAAMLLPALARAKLRSRVVLVHSDLRQVTIALDAYALEHKDRLPPTRQSCGTSILYQLPFELATKKYLPKSPDAIKRSYLEDAFNPGQTYRYRAPGPVWQNGVLMDFPDSTWRPRAQIWVPDDVPNCESPNGRYYADRNNEPKSPVTYAVWSVGPDPHSPKFPRWDDGTIDEAKLPLPKSFWLLNDGRPTGLITHFRTRKGVTHMSP, from the coding sequence ATGGCGCATGACAGAAGGCAAGTTCGATCGACCCGACCCGGCGGCGGCCGTTGCGCGCGAAACGGCGTCGTAGAAGCCTTCAGTCTGGTCGAGGTCCTTGTTGTGGTTGCGATCCTGGCTCTGCTGGCGGCCATGCTGCTCCCGGCTCTGGCCAGGGCAAAGCTTCGATCCAGGGTCGTGCTGGTGCACTCCGACTTGCGGCAGGTCACCATCGCCCTGGACGCCTACGCCTTGGAACACAAGGACCGTCTGCCACCGACGCGGCAGTCTTGCGGGACGAGCATCCTTTATCAGTTGCCCTTTGAGCTGGCTACAAAGAAGTACCTGCCGAAAAGTCCGGACGCAATTAAGCGATCATATTTGGAGGACGCGTTCAACCCCGGTCAGACGTATCGTTATCGGGCCCCAGGACCGGTTTGGCAGAATGGCGTGCTCATGGATTTTCCGGATAGTACCTGGCGACCCCGCGCACAGATATGGGTGCCTGATGACGTGCCAAATTGCGAAAGCCCCAACGGCAGGTACTATGCTGATCGCAATAACGAACCCAAGAGTCCCGTGACGTATGCCGTCTGGAGCGTGGGTCCGGATCCGCATTCACCCAAGTTTCCGCGCTGGGACGACGGCACGATTGACGAGGCCAAACTCCCCTTGCCCAAGTCGTTCTGGCTGCTCAACGACGGTCGTCCGACGGGCCTCATCACCCACTTCAGGACCCGCAAAGGCGTGACTCACATGAGCCCGTGA
- a CDS encoding type II secretion system protein gives MRACSKTRLRGSAFTLIEVLVVVAIIALLVAVLLPSLSRARQAARRTMCLNNIKCLETAHWLYMTSNDGFLIRVGLMHGVADDKPQVAWFNTLQRYYKDRLVARSPADDSPHWPVELGGKGIPVDGKRGYPFRRSSYGINNFLDIEKNPDLTGKGVTWPKIEKIRNPSSIVHFVYMVEECDPDNPYYRSGECFAASDHPHVEEWADVSHSPTKAATQLEIQAHGGPKWSAHSLSNYGFLDGHAESLQFQQVYKDMEHNKFDPGLFINYHRR, from the coding sequence ATGCGAGCATGCTCCAAGACGCGTCTGCGAGGCAGCGCGTTCACGCTGATAGAGGTGTTGGTTGTCGTCGCCATCATCGCCTTGCTCGTGGCGGTGTTGCTCCCGTCCTTGAGCCGGGCGCGGCAGGCGGCTCGGCGCACGATGTGTCTCAACAACATCAAGTGCCTGGAAACCGCCCACTGGCTGTACATGACGTCCAACGACGGATTCCTGATCCGCGTGGGTCTTATGCACGGCGTGGCGGATGACAAACCCCAGGTGGCCTGGTTCAACACGCTGCAGCGCTACTACAAGGATCGGCTGGTGGCCCGCTCTCCGGCGGATGATAGTCCCCACTGGCCCGTGGAACTCGGCGGGAAGGGGATACCCGTCGACGGCAAGCGAGGCTATCCGTTCCGGCGGAGCAGTTACGGGATCAACAACTTCCTCGACATCGAGAAGAATCCGGATCTGACCGGCAAGGGCGTCACTTGGCCCAAGATCGAGAAGATCCGCAACCCCTCGAGCATCGTGCATTTTGTCTACATGGTCGAGGAGTGCGATCCGGACAATCCCTATTACCGGTCGGGTGAATGCTTCGCCGCGTCCGATCATCCCCACGTTGAGGAATGGGCCGACGTGAGCCATTCGCCGACCAAGGCCGCGACGCAACTGGAAATCCAGGCCCACGGCGGCCCCAAGTGGTCGGCTCATTCGCTGTCGAACTATGGTTTTCTGGACGGACATGCGGAATCGCTCCAGTTCCAGCAAGTTTACAAGGATATGGAGCATAACAAGTTCGATCCGGGTTTGTTCATCAACTATCACCGTCGATGA
- a CDS encoding DUF362 domain-containing protein, producing the protein MRTVSIVGCASYEASVVDAAVRQSLDYLGGMSRFVRPGMRVLLKPNLLAPRSPSEATTTHPAVVAAVARLVQEAGGIVTVADSPGGPFVASYLKTVYAKTGMEQVARETGLALNHDLAARQVANPSGKLLKHVDIIRAVAEADLVINLPKLKTHGQMVYTGAVKNLFGAIPGTGKIDFHLRMADYQAFADALIDICLAAKPGLNLMDAVVGMEGAGPSAGDPRHLGLILAGEDAFALDYVALQVLGANPIRIPIMKAGTERGLCPASLDDVTIMGRSVEDVRVKRFDMPALSQMLTITWSQGRLLGRLAQWTKPRPVFDHVACTGCSLCARSCPAHVIAMETGKPCVDLKGCIRCFCCQELCPAKAITIRRLRPSVAAILRIVYFTLSMISSRLHRRKRQPRQD; encoded by the coding sequence ATGCGTACCGTGTCTATCGTTGGGTGTGCGAGCTATGAGGCCTCTGTGGTCGACGCCGCCGTTCGGCAGTCGCTCGATTACCTGGGCGGCATGTCCCGATTCGTTCGGCCCGGCATGCGCGTTCTGCTCAAGCCCAATCTGCTGGCCCCGCGGTCACCATCTGAAGCGACCACGACCCACCCGGCCGTCGTGGCGGCCGTCGCCCGACTCGTGCAGGAGGCCGGCGGCATCGTGACTGTGGCCGACAGTCCGGGTGGCCCTTTCGTGGCGAGTTATCTGAAAACCGTCTATGCCAAGACGGGGATGGAGCAGGTGGCACGGGAAACCGGCTTGGCACTAAATCACGACCTGGCCGCCAGGCAAGTCGCCAACCCTTCGGGCAAGCTGCTCAAGCACGTGGACATCATCCGGGCCGTCGCCGAGGCGGATCTGGTCATCAACCTGCCGAAGCTCAAGACCCACGGACAGATGGTCTATACCGGCGCAGTGAAGAACCTGTTCGGCGCGATCCCGGGCACGGGTAAGATCGACTTCCACCTGCGGATGGCGGACTACCAGGCATTCGCCGATGCACTGATCGACATCTGCCTGGCTGCCAAGCCTGGTTTGAATCTGATGGACGCCGTGGTCGGCATGGAAGGCGCGGGTCCTTCTGCCGGAGATCCTCGGCACCTGGGCCTTATCCTGGCCGGCGAAGATGCCTTTGCTCTGGACTATGTCGCTCTGCAAGTCCTTGGCGCCAATCCCATTCGGATACCAATCATGAAGGCCGGCACCGAACGTGGCCTGTGTCCGGCAAGCCTTGACGACGTCACCATCATGGGCCGGTCCGTCGAAGACGTTCGCGTCAAACGATTCGACATGCCCGCGCTGAGCCAAATGCTTACGATCACCTGGTCGCAAGGACGGCTGCTGGGGCGGCTGGCGCAGTGGACCAAGCCTCGCCCCGTCTTCGATCATGTGGCCTGCACGGGCTGCAGTCTATGTGCCAGGAGCTGCCCGGCCCACGTGATCGCGATGGAGACCGGCAAGCCATGCGTCGATCTCAAGGGTTGTATCCGATGCTTCTGCTGCCAGGAGCTTTGTCCTGCAAAGGCGATCACGATCCGCAGATTGAGACCATCTGTTGCGGCGATTCTCAGGATCGTGTACTTCACGCTGTCCATGATCTCTTCCAGACTGCACCGCCGGAAAAGGCAACCACGACAGGATTGA
- the tnpA gene encoding IS200/IS605 family transposase, with protein sequence MGQTLTCLHYHLVFSTKNRLPQIAADFRERLYDYMGGIIKGEHGHLFAAGGTEDHVHLLASFPAHPSVADVLRVIKTNSSKWIHETFAEHRAFAWQSGYGAFSVSRSNDDSVRRYISTQQKHHQQMTFQEEFLEFLRRHEIPYDERYIWE encoded by the coding sequence ATGGGACAGACGCTTACGTGTCTTCATTACCATCTTGTCTTCAGCACGAAAAACCGCTTGCCTCAGATCGCCGCCGATTTCCGCGAGCGCCTTTACGATTACATGGGCGGAATCATCAAGGGCGAGCACGGCCATCTGTTCGCCGCAGGCGGAACCGAAGACCATGTTCATCTTCTGGCTTCCTTCCCCGCGCATCCTTCGGTGGCAGACGTTCTTCGGGTGATCAAGACCAACTCCTCAAAATGGATACACGAAACGTTTGCCGAGCACCGCGCGTTCGCATGGCAAAGCGGGTATGGCGCATTCTCTGTGAGCCGATCGAACGATGACAGTGTTCGACGGTATATTTCGACTCAGCAGAAGCACCACCAGCAAATGACCTTCCAAGAGGAATTCCTCGAGTTCCTCCGGCGACACGAGATACCCTACGACGAGCGGTACATCTGGGAATGA
- a CDS encoding 4Fe-4S dicluster domain-containing protein encodes MNGPNDRQDEPQAAAPGSPGMTRRGFIRKSAVAAAGAAAVAAALSPLRNISPDHIPTLEQLLQKHYKEMTPEEMKAVLERISREVEKRYAVRPQVADIKPMTGVEFVYALNISRCIGCRRCVHACVKENNQSRSPEIQYIRVLKMEKGSIDVETSDHHYDPPTVPEHESYYMPVQCHQCANPPCVKVCPVEATWQEPDGITVIDYDWCIGCRYCEAACPYWARRFNFAEPGLTAEELNPNMAYLSNRPRAVGVMEKCTYCLHRTRVGRMPACVEACPTGSRKFGNVLDPKSEIAYILRHKRVFVLKQEVGTLPRFFYYFDERGSRYHEPLDPAVSGGDA; translated from the coding sequence ATGAACGGCCCGAATGACAGGCAGGACGAACCGCAGGCCGCAGCGCCCGGCTCTCCGGGAATGACCCGCCGTGGTTTCATCCGCAAGAGCGCCGTTGCCGCTGCCGGCGCGGCGGCAGTGGCGGCCGCGCTCTCGCCTTTGCGGAACATCTCACCGGACCACATACCGACTCTCGAACAACTGTTGCAGAAGCATTACAAGGAGATGACCCCCGAGGAAATGAAGGCAGTCCTCGAGCGGATCTCTCGCGAGGTTGAGAAACGGTACGCCGTCCGCCCGCAGGTAGCCGACATCAAACCGATGACCGGCGTGGAATTCGTGTACGCCCTCAATATCAGCCGTTGCATCGGGTGCCGTCGTTGCGTGCATGCCTGCGTCAAAGAGAACAACCAATCCCGTTCGCCCGAGATCCAGTACATCCGCGTGCTCAAGATGGAAAAGGGCAGCATCGACGTGGAGACCTCGGACCATCACTACGATCCGCCGACGGTACCCGAGCACGAGAGTTACTACATGCCGGTGCAGTGTCACCAGTGCGCCAATCCGCCGTGCGTCAAGGTGTGCCCGGTCGAAGCCACCTGGCAGGAGCCGGACGGCATCACGGTTATCGACTACGACTGGTGCATCGGGTGCCGGTATTGCGAGGCGGCCTGCCCATACTGGGCCAGGAGATTCAACTTCGCCGAGCCGGGGCTGACCGCGGAAGAGTTGAACCCCAACATGGCTTACCTGTCCAACCGCCCGCGAGCCGTGGGCGTCATGGAGAAGTGTACCTATTGTCTGCACCGCACCCGTGTCGGCCGCATGCCGGCCTGCGTCGAGGCCTGCCCAACCGGGTCCCGCAAATTCGGAAACGTTCTCGACCCCAAGAGCGAGATCGCTTATATCCTCAGGCACAAGCGAGTGTTTGTTCTCAAGCAGGAAGTCGGGACACTCCCGAGGTTCTTCTACTACTTCGACGAGCGCGGCAGCCGATATCACGAGCCGTTGGATCCGGCCGTCTCGGGAGGTGACGCATGA
- the nrfD gene encoding polysulfide reductase NrfD, producing the protein MRRYFTFLWQCLRMSFVGDWRYYAWMSVLTVFALLGLHAWCRQLVGGLATTGMTDQVSWGVYIANFTYLVGLAAAAAMLVIPVYIYRNMHLHDVVIFGELLAVAVIIMCLLFVTVDLGRPDRSLHLIQRFNFPGSMLTWDVIALNGYLLLNLHICGYLIYCAYCERKPSRAFYVPFVFIAIVWAVSIHTVTAFLYVGLGGRPFWNSAIIAPRFLASAFAAGPAFIILTLQIVRRYTSYRVGDEALLTLRRIVQVAALINLFLLGCELFTEFYSDSAHTASSRYLYLGLHGRNALVPWIWTAIAFNTVATLLLVLPSSRGLKVLNVACVLAIVGIWIEKGMGLIVPAFIPTPLGEIVEYVPTINEVLVSLGIWAFGLLLYTVFVRMSVPVLSGELTYRRLYGPSRQDNNRSQAETAA; encoded by the coding sequence ATGAGGCGTTATTTCACCTTCCTCTGGCAGTGCCTGCGTATGAGTTTCGTCGGCGACTGGCGTTACTACGCATGGATGAGCGTTCTGACGGTGTTCGCGCTGCTGGGGCTTCACGCTTGGTGCAGGCAACTGGTCGGCGGTTTGGCGACCACGGGCATGACCGATCAGGTGTCCTGGGGCGTCTATATCGCGAATTTCACCTACCTGGTGGGCTTAGCGGCCGCGGCGGCCATGTTGGTGATTCCGGTCTACATCTATCGCAACATGCATCTGCACGACGTGGTCATTTTCGGCGAACTATTGGCCGTGGCGGTCATCATCATGTGCCTGTTGTTCGTCACGGTGGATCTCGGCCGTCCCGATCGCTCGCTGCATCTCATTCAGCGGTTCAACTTCCCAGGTTCCATGTTGACCTGGGACGTGATCGCACTCAACGGCTACCTGCTGTTGAACCTGCACATCTGCGGCTACCTGATCTACTGCGCCTACTGCGAGCGCAAGCCGTCCAGGGCTTTTTACGTGCCGTTCGTCTTCATCGCGATCGTCTGGGCGGTCAGCATCCACACGGTGACGGCATTTCTTTACGTCGGCCTGGGCGGACGGCCGTTCTGGAACTCGGCGATCATTGCCCCGCGTTTTCTGGCCAGTGCATTCGCCGCCGGGCCGGCGTTCATCATCCTGACGCTGCAGATCGTCCGGCGATACACCTCGTATCGCGTCGGTGACGAGGCTCTGCTCACCCTCCGGCGGATCGTCCAGGTCGCCGCCCTCATCAATCTGTTCCTGCTGGGCTGCGAACTGTTCACCGAGTTCTACTCAGATTCCGCCCACACCGCTTCCTCACGTTACTTGTATCTCGGTCTGCACGGACGGAACGCGCTGGTCCCATGGATCTGGACGGCCATCGCGTTCAACACGGTGGCGACCCTTCTGTTGGTGCTGCCTTCCTCTCGGGGTCTCAAGGTATTGAACGTGGCGTGCGTCCTGGCCATCGTGGGGATCTGGATCGAGAAGGGGATGGGCCTGATCGTTCCGGCGTTTATTCCCACGCCGCTGGGGGAAATCGTCGAGTACGTGCCCACGATCAACGAGGTGTTGGTCAGCCTCGGCATCTGGGCATTCGGTCTTTTGCTTTACACGGTGTTTGTGCGCATGTCGGTGCCGGTTCTGTCCGGCGAGCTGACCTATCGCAGGCTGTACGGTCCATCGCGTCAGGATAACAATCGGTCGCAAGCCGAGACCGCTGCTTGA